The following are from one region of the Actinoplanes sp. L3-i22 genome:
- the mftC gene encoding mycofactocin radical SAM maturase (MftC is a radical SAM/SPASM enzyme that catalyzes the first two steps in biosynthesis of the electron carrier mycofactocin from the terminal Val-Tyr dipeptide of the precursor peptide MftA.): MTALVDLFEYGLDSPICLTWELTYACNLSCTHCLSSSGRRDPRELSTAEAKAVIDELEAMQVFYVNIGGGEPTVRADFWELLDYATEHHVGVKFSTNGVRITPAIARRLAGNDYVDVQISLDGATAEVNDAVRGNGSYETAMRAMANLAAAGMKNFKLSVVCTRHNIAQLDEFKDIADRYGAQLRLTRLRPSGRGADVWDDLHPLPHQQRELYDWLVANGEQVLTGDSFFHLSAFGDPLPGLNLCGAGRVVCLIDPVGDVYACPFAIHDEFLAGNVRGEGGFATVWRESALFRRLREPQQGGACSSCAFFDTCKGGCMAAKFFTGLPLDGPDPECVQGYGEAMLANRGAVPKPSGDHSHRKVRVTISRPPVSACAESPLAGADLR; encoded by the coding sequence ATGACCGCCCTGGTGGATCTCTTCGAGTACGGCCTCGACTCCCCGATCTGCCTGACCTGGGAGCTCACCTACGCCTGCAACCTGTCCTGCACGCACTGCCTGTCCAGCTCCGGCCGGCGTGATCCGCGCGAGCTGAGCACCGCCGAGGCCAAGGCGGTCATCGACGAGCTGGAGGCCATGCAGGTCTTCTACGTCAACATCGGCGGCGGCGAGCCGACCGTGCGCGCCGACTTCTGGGAGCTGCTGGACTACGCCACCGAGCACCACGTGGGCGTGAAGTTCTCCACCAACGGCGTGCGGATCACCCCGGCGATCGCCCGGCGACTGGCCGGCAACGACTACGTCGACGTGCAGATCTCGCTCGACGGCGCGACCGCGGAGGTGAACGACGCCGTACGCGGAAATGGGTCCTATGAGACGGCGATGCGGGCGATGGCGAACCTGGCCGCGGCCGGCATGAAGAACTTCAAGCTGTCGGTGGTGTGCACCCGGCACAACATCGCGCAGCTGGATGAATTCAAGGACATCGCTGACCGGTACGGCGCGCAGCTGCGCCTGACCCGGCTGCGCCCCTCGGGCCGCGGCGCCGACGTCTGGGACGACCTGCACCCGCTGCCGCACCAGCAGCGCGAGCTCTACGACTGGCTGGTGGCCAACGGCGAGCAGGTGCTGACCGGCGACTCGTTCTTCCACCTGTCGGCGTTCGGCGATCCGCTGCCCGGGCTCAACCTGTGCGGCGCGGGCCGGGTGGTGTGCCTGATCGACCCGGTCGGTGACGTGTACGCCTGCCCGTTCGCGATCCACGACGAGTTCCTGGCCGGCAACGTCCGCGGCGAGGGCGGCTTCGCGACGGTGTGGCGCGAGTCGGCGCTGTTCCGGCGGCTGCGCGAGCCGCAGCAGGGCGGGGCGTGCAGTTCGTGCGCGTTCTTCGACACCTGCAAGGGCGGATGCATGGCGGCCAAGTTCTTCACCGGGCTGCCGCTGGACGGGCCGGACCCGGAATGCGTGCAGGGCTACGGCGAGGCGATGCTGGCCAACCGCGGCGCGGTGCCCAAGCCGTCCGGCGACCACTCGCACCGCAAGGTCCGGGTCACCATCTCCCGTCCGCCGGTCAGCGCCTGCGCGGAGTCGCCACTGGCCGGTGCGGACCTGCGCTGA
- the mftB gene encoding mycofactocin biosynthesis chaperone MftB (MftB, a small protein, is a peptide chaperone that assists the radical SAM enzyme MftC in performing two modifications to the C-terminal Val-Tyr dipeptide of the mycofactocin precursor peptide, MftA. MftB's role is analogous to the role of PqqD in the biosynthesis of PQQ, a cofactor that derives entirely from a Tyr and a Glu in the precursor PqqA.): MSVASVFDLDRAWDLHPQVSVRPEPFGALLYHFGTRKLSFLKDRGLLAVVQELADAPSARAACQAAGVGDLPRYARALAVLAESSMLTERGPQP, translated from the coding sequence ATGTCCGTCGCCTCGGTCTTCGACCTGGACCGCGCCTGGGACCTGCACCCGCAGGTCTCGGTGCGGCCCGAGCCCTTCGGGGCGCTGCTGTACCACTTCGGCACCCGCAAGCTGTCCTTCCTCAAGGACCGCGGGCTGCTCGCCGTCGTGCAGGAGCTCGCGGACGCGCCGAGCGCGCGGGCCGCCTGCCAGGCCGCCGGTGTCGGCGACCTCCCCCGGTACGCGCGAGCCCTCGCGGTGCTCGCGGAATCGTCCATGCTGACCGAAAGGGGCCCGCAGCCATGA
- the mftA gene encoding mycofactocin precursor MftA (Mycofactocin is a small molecule electron carrier derived from the final two amino acids, Val-Tyr, of MftA, the mycofactocin precursor. It plays a role in redox homeostasis and the metabolism of alcohols and aldehydes in Actinobacteria, including Mycobacterium tuberculosis.): protein MDEQKTADNPAEIVAEQVPAEALIEADDLVEEVSIDGMCGVY from the coding sequence ATGGACGAGCAGAAGACTGCCGACAACCCGGCCGAGATCGTCGCCGAGCAGGTCCCGGCCGAGGCCCTGATCGAGGCCGACGACCTGGTCGAAGAGGTCTCCATCGACGGCATGTGCGGCGTCTACTAG
- a CDS encoding GMC family oxidoreductase produces the protein MEKTEPADVVVIGAGAAGAVLAARLSEDPGRVVLVLEAGPLEQDPGLLDARRVPGAQPGHPATVDYPVNLMPGRPWIVPRGRILGGSTTVNGGYFIRARHADFTRWAEPAWAYDRVLPLMRRLESGPMPIRHARLEHPAAVAFQRAAAALGFPAEPDKNQQGAPGFGPVPCNVVAGIRRNAGLAYLPAEVRARPNLTVLGGCRATRILTGSGRVTGVLTAHGTVAAGSVVLSAGAFATAQLLLLSGIGPRDDLERLGIPVVRDAPGVGAGFSDHPHVVLPWDMPADPGGSWLGGCLHLNSSDAAGGPGNLEILQSLDPPAFLVADQTPSRTGTLRLRSSDPDQPPVIDYGYLGTPASRRRLREAVRVTAEIAGARLRGPAPATLRDDRALDEWIRAHLGTAQHTCGTAPMGPVADQYGRVHGVDGLRLADTSLLPDAPMRGPAATAVLIGELIADAVRRDW, from the coding sequence GTGGAGAAGACCGAACCTGCTGACGTCGTGGTGATCGGGGCGGGCGCCGCCGGTGCCGTGCTGGCCGCGCGCCTGAGCGAGGACCCCGGCCGGGTCGTGCTCGTCCTGGAGGCGGGCCCGCTGGAACAGGACCCCGGACTGCTCGACGCCCGCCGCGTCCCCGGGGCGCAGCCCGGGCATCCGGCCACCGTCGACTACCCGGTGAACCTGATGCCCGGGCGCCCCTGGATCGTGCCGCGCGGGCGGATCCTCGGCGGCTCGACGACGGTCAACGGGGGCTACTTCATCCGCGCCCGGCACGCGGACTTCACCCGCTGGGCCGAGCCGGCCTGGGCGTACGACCGGGTACTGCCGTTGATGCGCCGGCTGGAATCCGGGCCGATGCCGATCCGCCACGCCCGCCTGGAGCATCCCGCCGCCGTGGCGTTTCAGCGGGCCGCCGCCGCTCTCGGGTTCCCGGCGGAGCCGGACAAGAACCAGCAGGGGGCGCCCGGGTTCGGCCCGGTGCCGTGCAACGTCGTCGCCGGGATCCGGCGGAACGCCGGGCTCGCCTATCTGCCCGCCGAGGTGCGCGCCCGGCCCAACCTGACCGTCCTCGGCGGGTGCCGGGCGACCCGGATCCTGACCGGGAGCGGCCGGGTCACCGGCGTGCTCACCGCGCACGGCACCGTCGCGGCCGGATCGGTCGTGCTCAGCGCCGGAGCGTTCGCCACCGCGCAGTTGCTGCTGCTGTCCGGCATCGGGCCGCGGGACGACCTGGAGCGCCTGGGGATCCCCGTGGTGCGCGACGCGCCCGGCGTCGGCGCCGGGTTCAGCGACCACCCCCACGTGGTGCTGCCGTGGGACATGCCGGCCGATCCGGGCGGCTCCTGGCTCGGCGGGTGCCTGCACCTGAACTCCAGCGACGCCGCCGGCGGTCCGGGCAACCTGGAGATCCTGCAGTCGCTGGACCCGCCGGCGTTCCTGGTGGCCGATCAGACACCGAGCCGGACCGGGACGCTGCGGCTGCGGTCGTCCGATCCGGATCAGCCGCCGGTGATCGACTACGGCTACCTCGGCACCCCGGCCAGCCGTCGCCGGCTGCGCGAGGCGGTGCGGGTCACCGCCGAGATCGCCGGCGCCCGGCTGCGCGGGCCGGCGCCCGCGACCCTGCGCGACGACCGGGCGCTCGACGAGTGGATCCGGGCGCATCTCGGGACCGCCCAGCACACCTGCGGCACGGCCCCGATGGGTCCGGTCGCCGATCAGTACGGCCGGGTGCACGGCGTCGACGGCCTGCGCCTCGCCGACACGTCACTGCTGCCCGACGCGCCGATGCGCGGACCGGCCGCCACCGCCGTCCTGATCGGCGAGCTGATCGCCGACGCCGTCCGCCGCGATTGGTGA
- a CDS encoding helix-turn-helix transcriptional regulator, with protein sequence MDRAELAAFLRSRRARLRPGDVGLPDGSRRRTPGLRRQEVAQLAGMSIDYYIRLEQGRGPNPSRQILAALTRALLLNRDERDYLFRVAGVTPPRASGPSTEIPTAIRYLLDGLPATPAYVVDAKYDILAWNGLAPYVMGDLLDPGRGDRNMIRWLFGHDVDHERWDSGSADAFTRSTVADLRAAYARHPGDAGLAALVTELLGTAPRFAAMWAEHDIEVRRAITKKVRTARLGPLEYECQVLHIPETGQRLIAYCAAPGSRTHQVFRDLASPIAADGVGDQLADQDGGGGRSAHRRVGQQ encoded by the coding sequence ATGGACCGGGCGGAGCTGGCGGCGTTCCTGCGATCACGGCGGGCCCGGCTGCGACCCGGTGACGTCGGGCTGCCGGACGGGTCGCGCCGGCGCACGCCCGGGCTGCGCCGGCAGGAGGTGGCGCAGCTGGCCGGCATGTCGATCGACTACTACATCCGGCTGGAGCAGGGCCGCGGGCCGAATCCGTCGCGGCAGATCCTGGCCGCGCTGACCCGGGCGTTGCTACTGAACCGGGACGAGCGTGACTACCTGTTCCGGGTCGCGGGGGTCACTCCCCCGCGGGCGAGCGGCCCGTCGACCGAGATTCCCACGGCGATCCGCTACCTGCTGGACGGGCTGCCGGCGACACCCGCGTACGTCGTCGACGCCAAGTACGACATCCTCGCCTGGAACGGCCTGGCCCCGTACGTCATGGGTGATCTTCTCGATCCCGGTCGCGGTGACCGGAACATGATCCGCTGGCTGTTCGGGCACGACGTCGACCACGAGCGCTGGGACAGCGGGTCGGCGGACGCGTTCACCCGGTCGACCGTCGCCGACCTGCGCGCCGCCTACGCCCGGCATCCCGGGGACGCCGGGCTCGCCGCCCTGGTCACCGAGCTGCTCGGCACCGCGCCACGGTTCGCGGCGATGTGGGCCGAGCACGACATCGAGGTCCGCCGGGCGATCACCAAGAAGGTGCGGACCGCGAGGCTGGGGCCGCTGGAGTACGAGTGCCAGGTCCTGCACATCCCGGAGACCGGCCAGCGGCTGATCGCCTACTGCGCCGCCCCGGGCTCCCGGACCCACCAGGTGTTCCGCGATCTCGCCTCACCAATCGCGGCGGACGGCGTCGGCGATCAGCTCGCCGATCAGGACGGCGGTGGCGGCCGGTCCGCGCATCGGCGCGTCGGGCAGCAGTGA
- a CDS encoding SDR family NAD(P)-dependent oxidoreductase: MTKIALVTGANKGIGYETARLLAEQGMTVLVGARDEELGATAAAALGARFVRLDVSDDDSIARAAELVAAEYGRLDVLVNNAGITGSVEGARGGPSRTSRAALRQVFETNVFGLVAVTNAFLPLLRKADAARIVNVSSEVGSFTSMTDPANPLSGMAAIVYPTSKTAVNMITVMYAKELAGTGIKVNAAVPGHCATDLTRHTGDRSATDGATVSVHLATLPADGPTGRLLTDGGRQLPF, encoded by the coding sequence ATGACGAAGATCGCGCTGGTCACCGGCGCCAACAAGGGAATCGGGTACGAGACCGCCCGGCTGCTCGCCGAGCAGGGCATGACGGTGCTGGTCGGGGCGCGCGACGAGGAGCTCGGCGCGACCGCCGCGGCGGCGCTCGGCGCGCGGTTCGTGCGGCTCGACGTCAGCGACGACGACTCCATCGCCCGGGCGGCCGAGCTGGTCGCCGCCGAATACGGCCGGCTGGACGTGCTGGTCAACAACGCCGGCATCACCGGCAGCGTCGAGGGCGCCCGGGGCGGCCCGAGCCGGACCAGCCGGGCGGCGCTGCGGCAGGTGTTCGAGACGAACGTCTTCGGCCTGGTCGCGGTCACCAACGCGTTCCTGCCGCTGCTGCGGAAGGCGGACGCCGCCCGGATCGTCAACGTGTCCAGCGAGGTCGGCTCGTTCACGTCGATGACCGACCCGGCGAACCCGCTCTCCGGGATGGCGGCGATCGTCTACCCGACGTCCAAGACCGCGGTCAACATGATCACCGTGATGTACGCCAAGGAGCTGGCCGGCACCGGGATCAAGGTCAACGCCGCGGTCCCCGGGCACTGCGCCACCGACCTGACCCGCCACACCGGCGACCGCAGCGCCACCGACGGCGCCACGGTCAGCGTCCACCTCGCCACCCTCCCGGCCGACGGCCCCACCGGCCGGCTCCTCACCGACGGCGGCCGCCAACTTCCCTTCTGA
- a CDS encoding WD40 repeat domain-containing protein, giving the protein MAELSGAQDPGAVTITLWLSVVVLAFALPILLVLAESRLDRRRLAGEAMDATRRHFVTRGRGVTPSSFRQQWYFTGRQRVLRELTAWLARESPDDFRVRVVTGGPGTGKSAVLGRVVTFGHAVLRRDVPAGQVPDEPGLVPPPGSVHCAVHARGRTTDQVAAAIGHDLGRPVRTAEELLTAVPRDATRPVYGIVVDAIDEAQDPEQLISDLLEPLAAGAAAWRLCLLLGMRTGPDRTLLRRCGPHAVELPLEAPAYFEQVDLAEYGRRCLTAEDEPGVSSPYRDEPELADRVAGALARRAGTNFLVVQLTCLTLAALPQATDDSPEQFPDSVDAAMERYLAAFGDERRRVRDLLVPLAFAEGAGLSDPVVWAALATELGTDRYTAQDVAWLLGERRAVHLLDVTDRTFRLFHEALREHLRGLVTARMDVRAAHRVVMRTLIRHVPAQADGSGPDWLSAGEYVRLHLAAHASAAREITGLLTDPLFLVATDPDQVIGYLPVYDRTEGPPTAAIQAVIDVVQRAGRMLFVHEDGERAAYLQMAARKLGADDLADELGALPLRLPWSVPWARWHAITGGSGLIGSQAHPVRGVAVGAGLIVAHSESRISAWRITPEQIMPVFLPEPRPPARWAAPVPGGIVILGNDGSMSRYDLDSRGVEPWTPRAEVDRPNYCAPMAYRGRDFLLLAGAETARLWDPQRAEPAGPLLRLPAGSRPLAAAVVVDRPLLLVDRHGTVETLDLLAGTRYGVPFQAFEDGIADPDGPVWSGALGEAGGRAVAVLGGRLDRPIIRRDILTGRGVGDDLTGPGIGTTALTIGGGLLWAGGGDGRLRLWTWPDGRPVAQEIAAHEGGVAGVATLSLSGGPVAATCGGDGATRIWYPGGTTETRHGFGVGQLLPIPVDGQERLLASTGEHLLLLDPANGHTVAARPAPCEDLSPMARNPGPGPEDLALAMADGSVHLIKVATLETRRRFTACEPRQISALGTAPGRIMVMTRTGLLQIWDPDQLRQELATVDVGGLVRSVASIGNVAVVPGGNRITTVDLDKGELCAGKLADGCRSGTDIWRISTGRIGGRTVAVGVGAQAHVHVWDAADGTLLADTTLDDGHGLRLSDVVVTRLHDRPVVVTGSYGGAIAIWDLDGRVGEVIEIGPAVWSVAVVGGDTIMAGGPSGLIAIRVTPSMIRTDRPRRNLGIRTTR; this is encoded by the coding sequence ATGGCAGAGCTCTCCGGCGCACAGGATCCCGGCGCCGTCACGATCACCCTTTGGCTGAGCGTCGTCGTTCTCGCGTTCGCGCTGCCGATTCTGCTGGTGCTCGCCGAGTCGCGCCTGGATCGCCGCCGGCTGGCAGGTGAGGCGATGGACGCGACCCGGCGGCACTTCGTGACCCGGGGCCGAGGGGTCACGCCGTCGTCGTTCCGCCAACAGTGGTATTTCACCGGACGACAGCGTGTGCTGCGGGAACTCACCGCATGGCTGGCGCGCGAGTCCCCCGACGATTTCCGGGTACGCGTGGTGACCGGCGGCCCGGGGACAGGTAAATCCGCGGTGCTGGGCCGGGTGGTGACGTTCGGGCACGCCGTGTTGCGCCGAGACGTGCCTGCCGGCCAGGTGCCGGACGAACCGGGCCTGGTGCCACCGCCGGGAAGTGTCCACTGCGCCGTGCATGCCCGCGGCCGGACGACCGATCAGGTCGCCGCCGCCATCGGCCACGACCTGGGCAGGCCGGTCCGGACCGCCGAGGAGCTGCTGACGGCGGTGCCGCGCGACGCGACGCGGCCGGTCTACGGGATCGTGGTCGACGCCATCGACGAGGCCCAGGACCCGGAGCAGCTCATCTCCGATCTGCTCGAACCGCTGGCCGCGGGGGCGGCGGCGTGGCGTCTGTGCCTCCTGCTCGGTATGCGCACCGGCCCCGACCGCACGCTGCTGCGCCGCTGTGGCCCGCACGCAGTGGAACTGCCGCTGGAAGCTCCCGCCTACTTCGAGCAGGTGGACCTTGCCGAGTACGGCCGGCGGTGTCTGACCGCCGAGGACGAGCCCGGGGTGTCCTCGCCGTACCGGGACGAGCCCGAGCTCGCGGACCGCGTGGCGGGCGCGTTGGCCCGGCGCGCCGGCACGAACTTCCTGGTCGTGCAGTTGACCTGTCTGACGCTGGCAGCCCTGCCGCAGGCCACCGACGATTCGCCTGAACAGTTTCCGGACTCGGTCGATGCCGCGATGGAGCGCTACCTGGCCGCATTCGGGGATGAGCGCAGGCGGGTACGCGATCTTCTGGTTCCGCTGGCCTTCGCCGAGGGCGCCGGTCTGAGCGACCCCGTCGTGTGGGCCGCGCTGGCAACCGAACTCGGCACGGACCGCTACACGGCACAGGACGTGGCGTGGCTGCTCGGTGAGCGCCGGGCGGTTCACCTGCTGGACGTCACCGACCGCACCTTCCGGCTCTTCCACGAGGCTCTGCGGGAACACCTACGGGGGCTGGTCACCGCCCGGATGGACGTCCGCGCCGCGCACCGGGTAGTGATGCGCACGTTGATCAGGCACGTGCCGGCCCAGGCCGACGGCAGCGGACCCGACTGGCTGTCCGCCGGTGAGTACGTCCGCCTGCACCTGGCCGCCCACGCGTCCGCCGCACGCGAGATCACCGGCCTGCTCACCGATCCGCTGTTCCTGGTCGCGACAGATCCCGACCAGGTGATCGGATACCTGCCGGTCTACGACCGGACCGAGGGACCACCCACCGCGGCGATCCAGGCCGTCATCGACGTGGTCCAGCGCGCGGGCCGGATGCTGTTCGTCCACGAGGACGGCGAGCGCGCGGCCTACCTGCAGATGGCGGCACGCAAGCTCGGCGCGGACGACCTCGCCGACGAACTCGGCGCCTTGCCGCTGCGACTGCCCTGGTCGGTGCCGTGGGCCCGATGGCACGCCATCACCGGCGGAAGCGGCCTGATCGGTTCCCAGGCCCACCCGGTCCGCGGCGTGGCAGTCGGAGCCGGGTTGATCGTGGCGCACTCCGAGAGCCGGATCAGCGCGTGGCGGATAACACCGGAACAGATCATGCCCGTCTTCCTTCCCGAGCCTCGCCCGCCAGCACGCTGGGCGGCGCCCGTCCCCGGCGGCATCGTCATCCTGGGCAACGACGGCAGCATGAGCCGATACGACCTGGACAGCCGGGGCGTCGAACCCTGGACTCCCCGGGCTGAGGTGGACCGGCCGAACTACTGCGCCCCGATGGCGTACCGGGGCAGGGATTTTCTGCTGTTGGCGGGTGCCGAAACCGCCCGGCTCTGGGATCCGCAGCGCGCGGAGCCTGCCGGACCACTGCTCCGCCTTCCGGCCGGATCCCGGCCGCTCGCCGCCGCGGTGGTGGTGGATCGCCCGCTGCTGCTGGTCGACCGGCACGGGACGGTCGAAACGCTCGATCTGCTGGCCGGGACCCGGTACGGCGTTCCCTTCCAGGCCTTCGAGGACGGTATCGCCGACCCGGACGGACCCGTGTGGTCGGGTGCGCTCGGCGAGGCCGGCGGACGTGCCGTGGCTGTGCTCGGGGGCCGGCTGGACCGCCCGATCATCCGGCGGGACATCCTGACCGGCCGCGGAGTAGGCGACGACCTCACCGGCCCCGGCATCGGCACGACGGCGCTGACCATCGGTGGCGGCCTGTTGTGGGCGGGCGGCGGCGACGGACGGCTGCGGCTGTGGACCTGGCCCGACGGTCGGCCCGTGGCGCAGGAGATCGCCGCGCACGAGGGTGGCGTCGCCGGCGTCGCGACGCTCAGCCTGTCCGGCGGTCCCGTGGCGGCTACCTGTGGCGGCGACGGCGCGACGCGGATCTGGTACCCCGGCGGGACCACCGAGACCCGTCATGGCTTCGGCGTCGGCCAGCTGCTGCCGATACCCGTAGACGGCCAGGAACGCCTGCTCGCTTCGACCGGTGAGCATCTCCTGCTCCTCGATCCCGCGAACGGCCACACGGTCGCCGCCCGTCCCGCCCCGTGCGAGGACCTGTCGCCGATGGCCCGCAATCCCGGTCCCGGCCCGGAAGACCTCGCGCTGGCAATGGCCGACGGCAGCGTGCACCTCATCAAGGTCGCCACGCTCGAGACCCGGCGCCGGTTCACCGCGTGTGAGCCGCGCCAGATCTCCGCATTGGGCACGGCCCCGGGCCGGATCATGGTGATGACCAGGACCGGTCTCCTGCAGATCTGGGATCCGGACCAGCTGCGGCAGGAGCTCGCGACCGTCGACGTCGGGGGCCTCGTCAGATCGGTGGCATCGATCGGCAACGTCGCGGTCGTGCCCGGCGGGAACCGGATCACGACGGTCGACCTGGACAAAGGTGAGCTCTGTGCCGGGAAACTCGCCGACGGATGCCGGTCCGGCACGGATATCTGGCGCATCAGCACCGGCCGGATCGGCGGGCGGACGGTCGCCGTCGGCGTCGGCGCGCAGGCACATGTGCACGTCTGGGACGCCGCGGACGGCACGCTCCTGGCCGACACCACCCTGGACGACGGACACGGCTTGCGCCTGAGCGATGTCGTCGTGACCCGCCTGCACGACCGTCCCGTGGTGGTCACCGGCAGCTACGGCGGGGCGATCGCCATCTGGGACCTCGACGGCCGGGTCGGCGAGGTGATCGAGATCGGCCCCGCGGTCTGGTCCGTCGCCGTGGTCGGCGGCGACACCATCATGGCCGGCGGCCCGTCCGGGCTGATCGCCATCCGGGTGACGCCCAGCATGATCCGCACCGATCGTCCGCGGCGAAACCTGGGCATCCGAACCACCCGGTGA
- a CDS encoding SDR family NAD(P)-dependent oxidoreductase, translated as MAAVLITGTSSGIGRATAIELAKRGHRVIATARSRSAIADLDVDTRLALDVSDQASVDAAVAAAGQVDVLISNSAQYFRSAVEETPADELLNLINVNTVGAIRATRAVLPQMRRRGSGRVLYVSSINGRIAFPLDGAYSASKFALEALAESLAQETAAHGISVGLLQPGPVASGALDSPRELRGPDDAYADLHAQTTFPGMISTEEAASVIADAVDVADLPLRVPVGEFARQILALRKAAPDERTFALG; from the coding sequence ATGGCAGCTGTACTCATTACCGGCACCTCCAGCGGCATCGGCCGGGCCACCGCGATCGAGCTGGCCAAGCGCGGCCACCGGGTGATCGCCACCGCCCGCAGCCGGTCCGCGATTGCCGACCTCGACGTCGACACCCGGCTGGCGCTCGACGTCAGCGACCAGGCCTCGGTGGACGCCGCCGTCGCCGCGGCCGGCCAGGTCGACGTGCTGATCTCCAACTCGGCCCAGTACTTCCGGTCCGCCGTGGAGGAGACCCCCGCCGACGAACTGCTGAACCTGATCAACGTGAACACCGTCGGCGCGATCCGGGCGACCCGGGCCGTGCTGCCGCAGATGCGCCGCCGGGGCAGCGGCCGCGTCCTCTACGTGTCCAGCATCAACGGGCGGATCGCGTTCCCCCTCGACGGGGCGTACTCGGCCTCGAAGTTCGCCCTCGAAGCGCTCGCCGAGTCACTGGCCCAGGAGACCGCCGCGCACGGGATCTCGGTCGGGCTGCTGCAGCCTGGCCCGGTCGCCAGCGGGGCGCTCGACTCGCCGCGGGAGCTGCGGGGGCCCGACGACGCGTACGCCGACCTGCACGCCCAGACCACCTTCCCCGGCATGATCTCCACCGAGGAGGCGGCGTCGGTGATCGCCGACGCGGTCGACGTGGCCGACCTGCCCCTGCGCGTGCCGGTCGGCGAGTTCGCCCGGCAGATCCTGGCCCTGCGCAAGGCCGCTCCCGACGAGCGCACCTTCGCCCTCGGATGA
- a CDS encoding cytochrome P450 has translation MAHETAAAFPMARAPQCPFDPPPDLRELQEQAPLTRVRLWDGSTPWLVTRFAEQRTLLADPRLSSDPARPGYPSPSPARPAGGTGSNIGFILMDDPEHARLRRMVTAPFAIKRVEALRPAVQKIVDDLIDDMLAGPNPADLVEAFALPVPSLVICALLGVPYTDHDLFQGHSRNLISRSVPPEQRGASFQALHDYLDQLLERKLAEPADDLLSQLVARVRAGELKRSDAAGIGVLLLVAGHETTANMIALGTLALLEHPGQLALLRDSDDPKLVAGAVEELLRYLNITHTGRRRVALDDIEIAGVTIRAGDGLIMANDIGNRDPGVFPDPGRLDVTRDARRHVAFGFGVHQCLGQPLARLELQVVYSTLYRRVPTLRRATALESIPFKHDGAVYGVYELPVSW, from the coding sequence ATGGCGCACGAAACCGCTGCCGCCTTCCCCATGGCACGAGCCCCGCAATGCCCGTTCGATCCGCCCCCTGACCTGCGTGAACTCCAGGAGCAGGCGCCGCTGACCCGGGTCCGGCTCTGGGACGGGTCCACACCCTGGCTGGTCACCCGGTTCGCGGAGCAGCGCACGCTGCTGGCCGACCCCCGGCTCAGCTCCGACCCGGCCCGGCCCGGCTATCCGTCGCCCTCCCCGGCGCGGCCGGCCGGCGGCACCGGCAGCAACATCGGCTTCATCCTGATGGACGACCCGGAGCACGCCCGGCTGCGCCGCATGGTGACCGCTCCGTTCGCGATCAAGCGGGTCGAGGCGCTGCGGCCGGCCGTCCAGAAGATCGTCGACGACCTGATCGACGACATGCTGGCCGGGCCGAATCCGGCCGACCTGGTCGAAGCGTTCGCCTTGCCGGTCCCGTCGCTGGTCATCTGCGCGCTGCTCGGCGTCCCGTACACCGATCACGACCTGTTCCAGGGCCACAGCCGCAACCTGATCAGCCGCAGTGTCCCGCCCGAACAGCGCGGCGCGTCGTTCCAGGCTCTGCACGACTACCTGGACCAGCTGCTCGAGCGGAAGCTCGCCGAGCCCGCCGACGACCTGCTGTCCCAATTGGTCGCCCGCGTGCGAGCGGGCGAGCTGAAACGCTCCGACGCCGCCGGTATCGGTGTGTTGCTGCTGGTCGCGGGCCACGAGACCACCGCCAACATGATCGCGCTGGGCACCCTGGCCCTGCTTGAGCACCCCGGCCAGCTGGCCCTGCTGCGCGACAGCGACGACCCGAAACTGGTGGCCGGCGCCGTCGAGGAACTGCTGCGCTACCTCAACATCACCCATACCGGCCGGCGCCGGGTCGCGCTGGACGACATCGAGATCGCCGGCGTCACGATCCGCGCGGGCGACGGCCTGATCATGGCCAACGACATCGGTAACCGTGACCCCGGCGTCTTCCCGGATCCCGGCCGTCTCGACGTGACCCGCGACGCCCGCCGGCACGTCGCCTTCGGCTTCGGTGTGCATCAGTGCCTCGGTCAGCCCCTGGCCCGGCTGGAGCTCCAGGTCGTCTACAGCACGCTCTACCGGCGCGTCCCGACCCTGCGCCGGGCGACCGCCCTGGAGAGCATCCCGTTCAAACACGACGGCGCCGTGTACGGCGTCTACGAGCTACCGGTGAGCTGGTGA